From Staphylothermus hellenicus DSM 12710, a single genomic window includes:
- a CDS encoding DUF2283 domain-containing protein produces the protein MSGEEKVREYKISDLDKIWMEYDRQNDILYINFGYDIEDADEEFLSGDGDIVVRIKNRRVVSLMIMNFSDKANIIVY, from the coding sequence ATGAGCGGTGAGGAAAAGGTAAGAGAATATAAAATCAGTGATTTAGATAAGATCTGGATGGAATATGATAGACAAAATGATATCTTATACATTAACTTTGGCTACGACATCGAGGATGCAGATGAAGAATTTCTCAGTGGAGACGGCGATATAGTAGTGAGAATAAAGAATAGAAGAGTTGTTTCATTAATGATAATGAATTTCAGCGATAAAGCCAACATTATTGTTTACTAA